From the genome of Fusarium oxysporum f. sp. lycopersici 4287 chromosome 3, whole genome shotgun sequence, one region includes:
- a CDS encoding hypothetical protein (At least one base has a quality score < 10), whose product MADDDIFSRLQLLIDCHAQLLICVQEQCCFALSFKPAQVNEHLRKRHSIPIDDRRRVVRLLKNREPPLLDPANALLRQNESPYDPNLPLFDGFSCKFCDLLTISSQVVSRHVGAEHERQRLELQVKPKAMYEPVYLQAWTKNPIGGRYWIVEYRGTTTRPIGGKDVYSHLRGAFKRERRLQQGLIEQTYQNFDHGLLRNLTTMPSSLSSVRGVVLSRARSGATHTTSGEDLISSAGDEQKIAAILVAMDMVMDRCEQTALTTSRNLLCWLRSVRPHGCYAKPFTFVSKAAIRTKYIRLLKRFIAMVFHAFCLPTDVCRCRAGIRFKRSQIKAIAAIWNHCIWDQHGATTLNFWKSARAHAIAKYQASWDERAENSEESMTEDSDNIDSISESDESANGDEDHRCDSDEEEEEEDREEAKTAANLSNENPDLAEMLERLFGLVMAFSTEEVVDGRPASTLLVYFSGILGFTTDSTGFLPARSYTSNLAALIYTQRLLFLEYALPARAYLSLGITQ is encoded by the exons ATGGCTGACGATGATATCTTTTCCCGCCTCCAGCTCTTAATTGATTGTCACGCCCAGCTCCTTATCTGCGTTCAGGAGCAATGTTGCTTTGCTCTTTCCTTCAAGCCTGCCCAAGTGAACGAACATCTTCGGAAACGCCACAGCATCCCGATTGACGACCGGCGTAGAGTTGTTCGTCTTTTGAAGAACCGGGAACCTCCACTTCTGGATCCCGCCAACGCGCTGTTGCGCCAGAATGAGTCCCCATATGATCCCAACCTGCCACTATTCGATGGGTTCAGCTGCAAGTTCTGCGATCTTCTTACCATCAGCAGTCAGGTTGTAAGCCGCCATGTGGGTGCCGAACATGAGAGGCAGCGACTGGAATTGCAGGTCAAGCCAAAGGCTATGTATGAACCCGTATACTTGCAGGCTTGGACGAAGAACCCTATTGGAGGACGATACTGGATTGTTGAGTATCGCGGGACTACGACACGCCCCATCGGGGGAAAAGATGTATACAGTCACCTCCGAGGCGCATTTAAGCGAGAGCGACGCCTGCAGCAAGGCTTAATC GAGCAGACATACCAGAACTTCGACCACGGCTTGCTGCGAAATCTGACCACCATGCCCTCTTCCTTATCATCAGTCCGCGGCGTCGTGTTAAGTAGAGCTAGAAGTGGTGCTACACATACTACATCAGGTGAAGACTTAATCAGCTCTGCGGGTGACGAGCAGAAGATTGCTGCAATCTTAGTAGCTATGGATATGGTCATGGATCGCTGCGAGCAAACGGCCCTGACCACAAGCCGAAACCTTCTCTGTTGGCTACGTAGCGTACGGCCTCATGGATGCTACGCTAAGCCCTTTACCTTTGTCAGCAAGGCGGCTATTAGAACAAAGTATATCCGGCTCCTTAAGCGCTTTATAGCTATGGTATTCCACGCTTTTTGCTTACCTACTGATGTTTGTCGGTGCCGTGCTGGTATCCGGTTTAAGAGATCACAGATTAAGGCGATCGCAGCCATATGGAATCACTGTATCTGGGATCAGCATGGCGCTACAACGTTGAATTTCTGGAAATCGGCCAGGGCGCATGCCATAGCTAAGTATCAAGCGAGCTGGGATGAAAGAGCAGAGAATAGCGAAGAGTCTATGACTGAAGATTCTGACAATATTGACAGTATCTCAGAAAGCGACGAATCTGCAAATGGGGATGAGGATCACAGATGTGAtagtgatgaggaggaagaagaggaggaccGAGAGGAAGCCAAAACAGCGGCTAACTTGAGTAACGAAAATCCAGACTTGGCTGAAATGCTGGAGCGGCTGTTTGGACTTGTAATGGCATTCAGCACGGAGGAAGTGGTGGATGGGCGACCAGCTTCAACCTTGCTAGTGTACTTCAGTGGAATCCTCGGTTTTACAACTGATTCCACCGGTTTTCTCCCAGCGAGGTCATACACATCAAACCTCGCCGCACTCATCTACACTCAGcgcctcctcttcctcgaaTATGCCCTCCCTGCAAGAGCATACCTATCGCTTGGCATCACGCAGTGA